The following are from one region of the Littorina saxatilis isolate snail1 linkage group LG2, US_GU_Lsax_2.0, whole genome shotgun sequence genome:
- the LOC138959043 gene encoding uncharacterized protein encodes MSVRLAAQVLSRSVGLVMQSYGSEECQETAKFILYMDRFFDCLNGRSASEAAEKKKPDLRPYTHKDDPRFEFFDEFLTYLNEWKASVLTRQGNFTQIEKSKMFLTHQTFKGLVMTIKSFKEVVPFLFDNGVDFVLSNKFCQDPLEAHFGRHRGFDQRSDNPTLHVFGYQENKIRLQRSLAMIITPKGNVEKKKRKNEPVVISTSPLKKRKL; translated from the coding sequence ATGAGTGTCAGGCTTGCAGCACAGGTTCTTAGTCGTTCTGTTGGTCTTGTCATGCAATCATATGGCTCTGAAGAATGTCAAGAGACGGCCAAGTTTATCCTGTACATGGACCGGTTTTTTGACTGTCTGAATGGGAGATCAGCATCGGAGGCAGCCGAGAAGAAGAAGCCGGACTTGAGGCCTTACACCCACAAAGACGACCCAAGATTTGAATTCTTCGATGAGTTTTTAACATATCTGAATGAATGGAAAGCATCAGTGCTTACAAGACAgggtaactttacacagatTGAGAAATCAAAGATGTTTTTGACACATCAAACTTTTAAAGGGCTGGTGATGACAATCAAATCGTTCAAGGAAGTGGTTCCTTTCTTGTTTGACAATGGTGTTGACTTCGTGCTTAGCAACAAGTTCTGCCAAGATCCACTTGAGGCACACTTCGGTAGACACAGAGGTTTTGACCAGCGCAGCGACAACCCAACCTTGCACGTCTTTGGCTACCAGGAAAACAAGATTCGTCTTCAGAGGTCTTTGGCAATGATCATCACACCAAAGGGAAATGTGGAGAAGAAAAAGCGCAAGAATGAACCTGTGGTTATAAGCACCAGTCCCCTGAAGAAACGCAAACTCTGA